From one Sciurus carolinensis chromosome 9, mSciCar1.2, whole genome shotgun sequence genomic stretch:
- the Zic1 gene encoding zinc finger protein ZIC 1, whose translation MLLDAGPQYPAIGVTTFGASRHHSAGDVAERDVGLGINPFADGMGAFKLNPSSHELASAGQTAFTSQAPGYAAAAALGHHHHPGHVGSYSSAAFNSTRDFLFRNRGFGDAAAAASAQHSLFAASAGGFGGPHGHTDAAGHLLFPGLHEQAAGHASPNVVNGQMRLGFSGDMYPRPEQYGQVTSPRSEHYAAPQLHGYGPMNVNMAAHHGAGAFFRYMRQPIKQELICKWIEPEQLANPKKSCNKTFSTMHELVTHVTVEHVGGPEQSNHICFWEECPREGKPFKAKYKLVNHIRVHTGEKPFPCPFPGCGKVFARSENLKIHKRTHTGEKPFKCEFEGCDRRFANSSDRKKHMHVHTSDKPYLCKMCDKSYTHPSSLRKHMKVHESSSQGSQPSPAASSGYESSTPPTIVSPSTENPTTSSLSPSSSAVHHTAGHSALSSNFNEWYV comes from the exons ATGCTCCTGGACGCCGGCCCCCAGTATCCTGCGATCGGTGTGACCACCTTTGGCGCATCCCGCCACCATTCGGCGGGCGACGTGGCCGAGCGAGACGTGGGCCTGGGCATCAACCCGTTCGCCGACGGCATGGGCGCCTTCAAGCTCAACCCCAGTTCGCATGAGCTGGCTTCGGCGGGCCAGACCGCCTTCACGTCGCAGGCACCCGGCTATGCGGCTGCTGCGGCCCTGGGTCATCACCACCACCCGGGCCACGTCGGCTCCTATTCCAGCGCAGCGTTCAATTCTACGCGGGACTTTCTGTTTCGCAACCGGGGTTTTGGAGACGCGGCGGCGGCAGCCAGCGCACAGCACAGCCTCTTCGCTGCTTCAGCCGGCGGCTTTGGGGGCCCACACGGCCATACGGACGCCGCGGGCCACCTCCTTTTCCCCGGGCTTCACGAGCAGGCGGCGGGCCACGCTTCGCCCAACGTGGTCAACGGGCAGATGAGGCTCGGCTTCTCTGGAGACATGTACCCGCGGCCCGAACAGTACGGCCAGGTGACCAGCCCGCGATCCGAGCACTATGCCGCACCGCAGCTGCACGGGTACGGGCCCATGAACGTGAACATGGCCGCGCATCACGGCGCCGGCGCCTTCTTCCGCTATATGCGCCAACCCATCAAGCAAGAGCTCATCTGTAAGTGGATCGAGCCGGAGCAGCTGGCCAACCCTAAAAAGTCGTGCAACAAAACTTTCAGCACCATGCATGAGCTGGTCACGCACGTCACTGTGGAACACGTCGGCGGCCCAGAGCAGAGTAACCACATCTGCTTCTGGGAGGAGTGTCCACGGGAGGGCAAGCCCTTCAAAGCCAAATACAAACTGGTCAACCATATCCGCGTGCATACGGGCGAAAAAcccttcccctgccctttcccTGGCTGCGGCAAGGTCTTCGCGCGCTCAGAAAACCTAAAGATCCACAAAAGGACGCACACAG GGGAGAAGCCCTTCAAGTGCGAATTCGAGGGCTGCGATCGGCGCTTCGCTAACAGCAGCGACCGCAAGAAGCACATGCACGTGCATACGAGTGATAAGCCCTATCTTTGCAAGATGTGCGACAAGTCTTACACGCACCCCAGCTCGCTGCGCAAACACATGAAG GTCCACGAATCCTCCTCCCAGGGCTCCCAGCCGTCGCCCGCCGCCAGCTCGGGCTACGAGTCCTCCACGCCGCCCACCATCGTGTCTCCCTCCACAGAGAACCCGACCACCAGCTCCCTGTCGCCCTCCTCCTCCGCGGTCCACCACACAGCCGGCCACAGCGCGCTCTCTTCCAATTTTAACGAATGGTACgtttaa